A window from Citrus sinensis cultivar Valencia sweet orange chromosome 5, DVS_A1.0, whole genome shotgun sequence encodes these proteins:
- the LOC102626088 gene encoding uncharacterized protein LOC102626088, translating into MENAETNTEKLPSPSLSPRQEPDPKRLKMSATSTSDDERDLIPAAAGADSTTKRQLCKRRKIAIFFAYCGVGYQGMQKNPGAKTIEGDLEEALFHSGAVSERDRGNPRRYDWARSARTDKGVSAVGQVVSGRFCIDPPGLVERLNSNLPTQIRIFGYKRVTASFNAKKFCDQRRYVYLLPVFALDSSSHRDRESVMASLGSGNELVKCLECSERGRKVIGVMGKRTYQLGLPSNDENASLNSQVKVDTVVSTCNGDRHNTNLESVESNKTISESVMVENANSESVNETLVESRTSETVQNENTDLSLDLDSKNDSKVMAEERSVNGEEKLLKGSGFCYGEEEKKRFNRILKHYVGSHNFHNFTTRTKAEDPSARRYIISFGADSVVNVEGIDFLKCEVVGQSFMLHQIRKMIGLAVAVVRNCAPESLIETALQKDVNINVPTAPEVGLYLDECIFASYNKKWKDSHEELSMKAYEEEAENFKMKHIFSHIARTEQKEGVVALWLHSLNYRNYPDLRFLGNDESADR; encoded by the exons ATGGAAAACGCAGAAACCAACACCGAAAAATTGCCATCCCCATCACTGTCGCCACGACAAGAACCAGATCCCAAAAGGCTCAAAATGTCCGCAACCAGCACCTCCGACGACGAACGCGACCTCATCCCCGCCGCCGCAGGCGCCGATTCTACCACTAAAAGACAGCTATGCAAGCGCCGCAAGATAGCCATATTCTTCGCATACTGCGGCGTCGGCTACCAAGGCATGCAAAAGAACCCAGGCGCCAAAACCATCGAAGGCGATCTCGAAGAAGCCCTCTTCCACTCCGGTGCCGTCTCTGAACGGGACCGTGGCAACCCCAGGCGATATGACTGGGCCCGCTCGGCCCGAACCGATAAGGGTGTAAGTGCCGTGGGCCAGGTTGTATCGGGTCGCTTTTGTATCGACCCGCCCGGTCTTGTTGAAAGACTTAATTCTAATCTCCCCACTCAGATTCGGATTTTTGGTTACAAGCGTGTGACGGCGTCGTTTAACGCCAAGAAGTTTTGCGATCAGAGGAGGTATGTGTATCTTCTTCCTGTATTTGCTCTTGATTCATCTTCTCATAGGGATAGAGAGAGTGTTATGGCTAGTTTAGGGTCTGGTAATGAACTTGTTAAGTGTTTAGAGTGTTCTGAAAGAGGCCGTAAAGTAATTGGTGTTATGGGTAAGCGTACTTATCAGTTAGGCCTTCCGTCTAACGATGAGAATGCAAGTTTGAACTCTCAAGTTAAAGTTGATACTGTAGTCTCCACTTGCAATGGTGATAGGCATAATACAAATCTAGAATCTGTAGagagcaataaaacaatttcaGAATCCGTAATGGTGGAAAATGCAAATTCTGAGTCTGTGAATGAAACTCTGGTTGAGAGTAGGACTTCTGAAActgttcaaaatgaaaatactgATTTGAGTTTGGATCTGGATTCTAAGAATGATTCGAAGGTTATGGCTGAGGAAAGGAGTGTAAATGGAGAGGAGAAATTGTTAAAGGGGAGTGGATTTTGTTATGGCgaggaggagaagaagagGTTCAATAGAATCTTGAAGCATTATGTAGGGTCTCACAACTTTCATAACTTCACCACCAGAACAAAAGCTGAAGACCCATCGGCTCGACGCTACATCATATCATTTGGTGCTGACTCTGTAGTTAATGTTGAaggcattgattttcttaAGTGTGAGGTTGTGGGGCAGAGTTTCATGCTTCATCAGATTCGAAAGATGATAGGGCTTGCTGTTGCAGTCGTGAGGAATTGTGCTCCTGAGTCATTGATTGAAACTGCCTTGCAGAA GGATGTTAACATTAATGTACCAACGGCTCCTGAGGTTGGCTTATACTTGGATGAGTGTATCTTCGCATCATACAACAAGAAATGGAAAGACAGTCATGAAGAGCTGTCAATGAAAGCCTATGAAGAAGAAgcagaaaatttcaaaatgaagCACATATTCTCGCATATCGCCCGAACAGAACAGAAGGAGGGAGTTGTGGCCCTGTGGTTGCATTCTTTGAATTACCGGAACTATCCTGACCTACGTTTTCTTGGCAATGATGAATCTGCTGATCGTTAA